From Caldicellulosiruptor hydrothermalis 108, a single genomic window includes:
- a CDS encoding ATP-binding protein — MRRFINRSKELNFLEKQYREQNSSLVVIYGRRRIGKTALIKKFIQHKPAIYFLASEEAENQNIEYFKKAVSNFLKNPLIERLSGVGWDDIFDVIVNSKIGKKVVIVFDEFQNLCKTNPAFASVVQRIWDEKLKNHSFMLILSGSLVGMMQEHALSYSSPLYGRRTGQIKLKQFSFKEAKEFFPEVSEDQFIWIYSIVGGVPKYLEMFKFEGDIYKAIEENILSRQSFLYEEPVFLLEKEVHEVGSYFSIIKSIALGNHKLSQIAQSLSVAQTKLTKYLNTLMDLDIVRREVPITEEYPEKSKRGLYFINDNFIDFWFKFVYPYREQLELDNTKYVVENIKSKIVTNHISFVYEEICRQILMDLIKTKEIDIQLDRVGKWWDSKSEIDIVGIGKNTGHVVFGECKYSQNVIDIDVFFNLKKKAENVKVFPEKKELYILFSRTGFSERLLEFAKETKNLILIKFP; from the coding sequence ATGAGAAGATTTATAAACCGCAGCAAAGAACTTAATTTTTTAGAGAAACAGTATCGAGAGCAAAATTCATCGCTTGTTGTTATTTATGGAAGAAGGAGAATTGGCAAGACTGCACTTATTAAAAAATTTATTCAACACAAGCCTGCTATTTATTTTTTGGCTTCTGAAGAGGCGGAGAATCAAAACATAGAGTATTTTAAAAAAGCTGTAAGCAATTTTTTAAAAAATCCTTTGATTGAAAGATTATCTGGTGTAGGTTGGGATGATATTTTTGATGTTATAGTAAATTCAAAAATTGGTAAAAAAGTAGTGATAGTATTTGATGAATTTCAAAACTTGTGCAAAACAAACCCAGCTTTTGCTTCGGTTGTTCAAAGAATCTGGGATGAAAAGCTAAAAAACCACAGTTTTATGCTTATTTTGAGTGGTTCTTTGGTGGGAATGATGCAAGAACATGCTCTTTCTTATTCAAGTCCTTTGTACGGTAGAAGAACAGGACAAATAAAGCTAAAGCAGTTTTCATTCAAAGAAGCAAAAGAATTTTTTCCTGAAGTGTCAGAGGACCAATTTATATGGATATATTCCATCGTTGGCGGGGTTCCAAAATATTTAGAGATGTTCAAGTTTGAAGGCGATATTTACAAGGCAATTGAAGAAAATATTCTAAGCAGACAGAGCTTCTTATATGAAGAGCCTGTATTTTTGCTTGAAAAGGAAGTTCATGAGGTAGGAAGCTATTTTTCGATAATTAAAAGCATTGCGCTTGGAAACCATAAACTCAGCCAGATTGCCCAGAGCCTTTCTGTAGCGCAAACAAAACTTACAAAGTATTTGAATACTTTGATGGACCTTGATATTGTAAGAAGAGAAGTTCCAATAACAGAGGAGTATCCAGAAAAGAGCAAAAGAGGGTTATATTTTATAAACGATAATTTTATAGATTTCTGGTTTAAGTTTGTATATCCCTACAGAGAACAATTAGAACTTGACAATACTAAATATGTAGTTGAAAATATCAAGTCAAAAATTGTGACAAATCACATAAGTTTTGTTTATGAAGAAATTTGCAGGCAAATTTTAATGGATTTAATAAAAACAAAAGAGATTGATATTCAGTTAGACAGAGTAGGCAAGTGGTGGGATTCAAAGTCGGAGATTGATATAGTAGGAATTGGTAAAAATACAGGTCATGTTGTTTTTGGTGAATGCAAATATTCGCAAAATGTAATTGATATTGATGTATTTTTTAACCTTAAGAAAAAAGCAGAAAATGTAAAGGTATTTCCTGAGAAAAAAGAACTTTATATTCTCTTTAGCAGAACAGGATTTTCAGAAAGGCTTTTGGAGTTTGCGAAAGAGACAAAGAATTTGATACTGATAAAGTTTCCATAA